A window from Triplophysa dalaica isolate WHDGS20190420 chromosome 3, ASM1584641v1, whole genome shotgun sequence encodes these proteins:
- the apol1 gene encoding apolipoprotein L1 isoform X3: MELHNISETLTNYTAEQVKERTQLSLECNEEPGDKPSQFTQIKGPDSITETDDQQTHEQELNRISHNMTTEMDINQGDSDHVLEKKQDTERETPRGENNPKKGEKKKNRNPFLPDLAARSKTVQKRNGNQDGGNDSDPADTKAHERSLMEWLDDFRLDESKREDEENLDGLMDWWSNVEQWEEMAKGVNMTEKEEAKAFALTAEKVQKGIHVFNKLFSERAEGLWQHVIDLHAIADGLDRFNKKTKIAQITGGSTSALGGIATITGLALAPFTLGTSLIVTAVGLGVAIAGGLTSASAGISNTVNNSLDRKKVERIVEDYQEKMADLNKCMKFIKQGITNLRKFNLNRVKKHAYNQDFPGFDNIYEDGAMAGKAILSNANEIMRVMQVANAAGTTAARAVQIASISTGVLTGLFVGMDIYFVAKDSHELKKGAKSEFAAKIREVAEQLHEGLVELNSIREELQLSNAGNEKQAAS, from the exons ATGGAACTTCATAACATTAGTGAAACCTTAACAAACTACACTGCTGAG CAGGTTAAGGAAAGAACCCAACTGTCTTTGGAGTGCAATGAGGAACCTGGTGATAAACCATCACAATTCACGCAG ATTAAGGGTCCTGATTCAATTACAGAGACTGATGACCAACAAACACATGAGCAA GAGCTTAACAGGATCTCACACAATATGACAACAGAGATGGACATTAATCAG GGGGATAGTGATCATGTTCTGGAAAAGAAGCAAGACACAGAGCGTGAGACACCTAGAGGAGAGAACAATCCCAAA aaaggagaaaagaaaaaaaacagaaatcccTTTTTGCCCGATCTTGCAGCTAGG AGCAAAACAGTGCAGAAGAGGAATGGGAACCAAGATGGTGGAAATGACAGTGACCCTGCAGAC ACTAAAGCCCATGAGAGGTCCCTCATGGAATGGCTGGATGACTTCCGTTTGGACGAATCTAAGAGGGAAGATGAAGAG AATCTTGATGGCCTCATGGATTGGTGGAGCAATGTGGAGC AATGGGAGGAGATGGCCAAAGGTGTCAACATGACGGAGAAAGAAGAAGCCAA GGCTTTTGCTTTAACAGCCGAGAAGGTGCAGAAAGGCATACATGTGTTTAACAAACTGTTCTCAGAACGAGCGGAGGGACTGTGGCAGCACGTGATCGACCTGCACGCCATCGCTGATGGCCTGGACCGCTTTAACAAGAAGACCAAGATCGCCCAGATCACTGGCGGCTCCACGAGTGCTTTGGGGGGCATTGCCACCATCACTGGTCTCGCCCTTGCACCTTTCACCCTGGGAACCTCTCTGATCGTGACTGCCGTCGGCTTGGGCGTTGCCATAGCCGGCGGACTAACCTCGGCCTCTGCCGGGATATCCAACACCGTCAACAACTCTTTGGATCGCAAGAAAGTAGAACGCATCGTGGAGGACTACCAGGAGAAGATGGCCGACCTTAACAAATGCATGAAGTTCATCAAGCAGGGAATCACAAACCTGCGCAAGTTCAATCTGAACAGGGTGAAGAAGCACGCGTACAATCAGGATTTTCCTGGTTTTGATAATATCTATGAAGACGGCGCCATGGCAGGCAAAGCCATTCTAAGCAATGCCAATGAGATCATGCGAGTGATGCAAGTAGCCAACGCAGCCGGAACGACGGCGGCACGCGCCGTGCAGATCGCCAGTATATCCACTGGTGTTTTGACTGGACTGTTTGTTGGGATGGACATATACTTTGTGGCAAAAGACTCGCACGAGCTGAAAAAGGGTGCAAAGTCAGAATTTGCTGCCAAGATTAGAGAGGTGGCAGAGCAGTTACATGAGGGTTTGGTGGAGCTCAACAGCATTCGAGAGGAGCTGCAGTTAAGCAACGCTGGAAACGAAAAGCAAGCTGCCTCCTGA
- the apol1 gene encoding apolipoprotein L1 isoform X2 produces MELHNISETLTNYTAEVKERTQLSLECNEEPGDKPSQFTQIKGPDSITETDDQQTHEQELNRISHNMTTEMDINQGDSDHVLEKKQDTERETPRGENNPKQKGEKKKNRNPFLPDLAARSKTVQKRNGNQDGGNDSDPADTKAHERSLMEWLDDFRLDESKREDEENLDGLMDWWSNVEQWEEMAKGVNMTEKEEAKAFALTAEKVQKGIHVFNKLFSERAEGLWQHVIDLHAIADGLDRFNKKTKIAQITGGSTSALGGIATITGLALAPFTLGTSLIVTAVGLGVAIAGGLTSASAGISNTVNNSLDRKKVERIVEDYQEKMADLNKCMKFIKQGITNLRKFNLNRVKKHAYNQDFPGFDNIYEDGAMAGKAILSNANEIMRVMQVANAAGTTAARAVQIASISTGVLTGLFVGMDIYFVAKDSHELKKGAKSEFAAKIREVAEQLHEGLVELNSIREELQLSNAGNEKQAAS; encoded by the exons ATGGAACTTCATAACATTAGTGAAACCTTAACAAACTACACTGCTGAG GTTAAGGAAAGAACCCAACTGTCTTTGGAGTGCAATGAGGAACCTGGTGATAAACCATCACAATTCACGCAG ATTAAGGGTCCTGATTCAATTACAGAGACTGATGACCAACAAACACATGAGCAA GAGCTTAACAGGATCTCACACAATATGACAACAGAGATGGACATTAATCAG GGGGATAGTGATCATGTTCTGGAAAAGAAGCAAGACACAGAGCGTGAGACACCTAGAGGAGAGAACAATCCCAAA CAgaaaggagaaaagaaaaaaaacagaaatcccTTTTTGCCCGATCTTGCAGCTAGG AGCAAAACAGTGCAGAAGAGGAATGGGAACCAAGATGGTGGAAATGACAGTGACCCTGCAGAC ACTAAAGCCCATGAGAGGTCCCTCATGGAATGGCTGGATGACTTCCGTTTGGACGAATCTAAGAGGGAAGATGAAGAG AATCTTGATGGCCTCATGGATTGGTGGAGCAATGTGGAGC AATGGGAGGAGATGGCCAAAGGTGTCAACATGACGGAGAAAGAAGAAGCCAA GGCTTTTGCTTTAACAGCCGAGAAGGTGCAGAAAGGCATACATGTGTTTAACAAACTGTTCTCAGAACGAGCGGAGGGACTGTGGCAGCACGTGATCGACCTGCACGCCATCGCTGATGGCCTGGACCGCTTTAACAAGAAGACCAAGATCGCCCAGATCACTGGCGGCTCCACGAGTGCTTTGGGGGGCATTGCCACCATCACTGGTCTCGCCCTTGCACCTTTCACCCTGGGAACCTCTCTGATCGTGACTGCCGTCGGCTTGGGCGTTGCCATAGCCGGCGGACTAACCTCGGCCTCTGCCGGGATATCCAACACCGTCAACAACTCTTTGGATCGCAAGAAAGTAGAACGCATCGTGGAGGACTACCAGGAGAAGATGGCCGACCTTAACAAATGCATGAAGTTCATCAAGCAGGGAATCACAAACCTGCGCAAGTTCAATCTGAACAGGGTGAAGAAGCACGCGTACAATCAGGATTTTCCTGGTTTTGATAATATCTATGAAGACGGCGCCATGGCAGGCAAAGCCATTCTAAGCAATGCCAATGAGATCATGCGAGTGATGCAAGTAGCCAACGCAGCCGGAACGACGGCGGCACGCGCCGTGCAGATCGCCAGTATATCCACTGGTGTTTTGACTGGACTGTTTGTTGGGATGGACATATACTTTGTGGCAAAAGACTCGCACGAGCTGAAAAAGGGTGCAAAGTCAGAATTTGCTGCCAAGATTAGAGAGGTGGCAGAGCAGTTACATGAGGGTTTGGTGGAGCTCAACAGCATTCGAGAGGAGCTGCAGTTAAGCAACGCTGGAAACGAAAAGCAAGCTGCCTCCTGA
- the apol1 gene encoding apolipoprotein L1 isoform X1 produces MELHNISETLTNYTAEQVKERTQLSLECNEEPGDKPSQFTQIKGPDSITETDDQQTHEQELNRISHNMTTEMDINQGDSDHVLEKKQDTERETPRGENNPKQKGEKKKNRNPFLPDLAARSKTVQKRNGNQDGGNDSDPADTKAHERSLMEWLDDFRLDESKREDEENLDGLMDWWSNVEQWEEMAKGVNMTEKEEAKAFALTAEKVQKGIHVFNKLFSERAEGLWQHVIDLHAIADGLDRFNKKTKIAQITGGSTSALGGIATITGLALAPFTLGTSLIVTAVGLGVAIAGGLTSASAGISNTVNNSLDRKKVERIVEDYQEKMADLNKCMKFIKQGITNLRKFNLNRVKKHAYNQDFPGFDNIYEDGAMAGKAILSNANEIMRVMQVANAAGTTAARAVQIASISTGVLTGLFVGMDIYFVAKDSHELKKGAKSEFAAKIREVAEQLHEGLVELNSIREELQLSNAGNEKQAAS; encoded by the exons ATGGAACTTCATAACATTAGTGAAACCTTAACAAACTACACTGCTGAG CAGGTTAAGGAAAGAACCCAACTGTCTTTGGAGTGCAATGAGGAACCTGGTGATAAACCATCACAATTCACGCAG ATTAAGGGTCCTGATTCAATTACAGAGACTGATGACCAACAAACACATGAGCAA GAGCTTAACAGGATCTCACACAATATGACAACAGAGATGGACATTAATCAG GGGGATAGTGATCATGTTCTGGAAAAGAAGCAAGACACAGAGCGTGAGACACCTAGAGGAGAGAACAATCCCAAA CAgaaaggagaaaagaaaaaaaacagaaatcccTTTTTGCCCGATCTTGCAGCTAGG AGCAAAACAGTGCAGAAGAGGAATGGGAACCAAGATGGTGGAAATGACAGTGACCCTGCAGAC ACTAAAGCCCATGAGAGGTCCCTCATGGAATGGCTGGATGACTTCCGTTTGGACGAATCTAAGAGGGAAGATGAAGAG AATCTTGATGGCCTCATGGATTGGTGGAGCAATGTGGAGC AATGGGAGGAGATGGCCAAAGGTGTCAACATGACGGAGAAAGAAGAAGCCAA GGCTTTTGCTTTAACAGCCGAGAAGGTGCAGAAAGGCATACATGTGTTTAACAAACTGTTCTCAGAACGAGCGGAGGGACTGTGGCAGCACGTGATCGACCTGCACGCCATCGCTGATGGCCTGGACCGCTTTAACAAGAAGACCAAGATCGCCCAGATCACTGGCGGCTCCACGAGTGCTTTGGGGGGCATTGCCACCATCACTGGTCTCGCCCTTGCACCTTTCACCCTGGGAACCTCTCTGATCGTGACTGCCGTCGGCTTGGGCGTTGCCATAGCCGGCGGACTAACCTCGGCCTCTGCCGGGATATCCAACACCGTCAACAACTCTTTGGATCGCAAGAAAGTAGAACGCATCGTGGAGGACTACCAGGAGAAGATGGCCGACCTTAACAAATGCATGAAGTTCATCAAGCAGGGAATCACAAACCTGCGCAAGTTCAATCTGAACAGGGTGAAGAAGCACGCGTACAATCAGGATTTTCCTGGTTTTGATAATATCTATGAAGACGGCGCCATGGCAGGCAAAGCCATTCTAAGCAATGCCAATGAGATCATGCGAGTGATGCAAGTAGCCAACGCAGCCGGAACGACGGCGGCACGCGCCGTGCAGATCGCCAGTATATCCACTGGTGTTTTGACTGGACTGTTTGTTGGGATGGACATATACTTTGTGGCAAAAGACTCGCACGAGCTGAAAAAGGGTGCAAAGTCAGAATTTGCTGCCAAGATTAGAGAGGTGGCAGAGCAGTTACATGAGGGTTTGGTGGAGCTCAACAGCATTCGAGAGGAGCTGCAGTTAAGCAACGCTGGAAACGAAAAGCAAGCTGCCTCCTGA
- the LOC130417237 gene encoding complement C1q-like protein 2 has protein sequence MKLVPVLMLNVWAITADILSPNINILDELQKIKTMEIRMKSMESEMAQLQTKNTEQEKELASLNVKMNERTIKMDELITENKEQAIKLEGTMNDIKSKVDELIKQKNASKVVFSTSLLSSNGPHASLHTLIYKHVFLNTGNAYDPNTGIFTAPMRGIYVFMVFSKAYGGRDKAVVAGLFKNDQHVFSTYAGQSGGFISSSNGVSLLLEKGDRVYVNLYPGYWIYDNEHHHSTFSGHLLFQM, from the exons ATGAAGCTTGTTCCAGTTTTAATGCTCAATGTGTGGGCAATAACAGCAGATATACTTTCACCGAACATTAACATCCTGGATGAACTGCAGAAGATAAAAACCATGGAAATCAGGATGAAATCTATGGAGAGCGAAATGGCACAActgcaaacaaaaaacacag AACAGGAGAAAGAATTGGCGTCCCTGAATGTTAAAATGAACGAGAGAACGATCAAAATGGATGAACTGATAACAGAAAATAAag AACAGGCAATAAAGCTGGAGGGTACAATGAATGACATCAAGTCGAAAGTAGATGaacttataaaacaaaaaaatg ctTCAAAAGTGGTTTTCTCAACGTCCCTGTTGTCCTCTAACGGGCCCCATGCCAGTTTACACACACTGATTTACAAACACGTCTTCCTCAACACTGGAAATGCCTACGATCCAAACACAG GAATCTTTACAGCGCCTATGAGGGGAATCTATGTATTCATGGTGTTTTCAAAGGCCTATGGAGGTCGAGATAAAGCTGTGGTCGCAGGCCTGTTTAAAAACGATCAACATGTGTTTTCTACATATGCAGGTCAGAGTGGTGGATTCATCAGCTCTTCGAATGGAGTTTCCCTGTTGCTGGAAAAGGGTGATAGAGTTTACGTAAATCTTTACCCAGGATATTGGATTTATGACAATGAACATCATCATAGCACCTTTAGTGGACACCTGCTTTTCCAAATGTGA
- the LOC130417231 gene encoding gastrula zinc finger protein XlCGF8.2DB-like, producing the protein MSDLDVCQKKNQEEETDPMKLEETSIPVTTPNCIQTCFSKTGSKTFLCPHCEKVLGSKCSLAEHIRIHTGERPHPCPHCGKCFIRKARLTEHMAVHTGERPFACPQCEKVLGSKSSLAEHIRIHTGERPHPCPHCGRCFIRKARLTEHMTVHTGVRPFTCPQCGKSFRRGAMLKQHLRIHTGERPYTCPQCEKSFMNEANLRKHIKIHTGERPYSCVQCGKSFIHKHKLDIHVRIHTGERPYECDQCGKTFNRQDKLTAHMRVHTGQYPYTCSLCEKSFVNKATLNIHMQIHTGEVSRP; encoded by the exons ATGAGTGATCTGGACGTATGCCAAAAAAAAAACCAAGAGGAAGAAACAG ACCCGATGAAACTGGAAGAAACCTCAATACCAGTGACCACACCCAATTGCATCCAGACTTGTTTTTCGAAAACCGGCAGCAAAACTTTTCTTTGCCCTCATTGTGAAAAGGTACTTGGAAGTAAATGTAGCCTTGCGGAGCACATAAGAAtccacactggagagcgcccacACCCATGTCCTCACTGCGGAAAGTGTTTCATCCGAAAAGCAAGGCTTACAGAACACATGGCGGTTCACACCGGTGAGCGTCCGTTcgcatgtcctcagtgtgaaaaggTACTTGGAAGTAAATCTAGCCTTGCGGAGCACATCAGAAtccacactggagagcgcccacACCCATGTCCTCACTGTGGAAGGTGTTTCATCCGAAAAGCAAGGCTTACAGAACACATGACGGTTCACACCGGAGTGCGTCCGTtcacatgtcctcagtgtggaaagagtttcagaagaggAGCAATGCTTAAGCAGCACTTGAGAATCCACACCGGAGAGCGCCCGTACACATGCCCTCaatgtgaaaagagtttcaTGAATGAAGCAAATCTGAGAAAGCACATCAAAATTCATACAGGAGAGCGGCCGTACTCGTGCGTTCAGTGTGGGAAAAGtttcattcacaaacacaaacttgaCATCCATGTGAGGATTCACACCGGGGAGCGTCCGTACGAGTGTGATCAGTGCGGAAAGACTTTCAACAGGCAAGATAAACTCACAGctcacatgagagttcacaccGGACAGTACCCATACACGTGTTCTctgtgtgaaaagagtttcgTGAATAAAGCCACTCTCAACATCCACATGCAGATCCACACTGGAGAGGTTTCACGACCGTAA